A stretch of the Vigna radiata var. radiata cultivar VC1973A chromosome 9, Vradiata_ver6, whole genome shotgun sequence genome encodes the following:
- the LOC106774139 gene encoding serine/threonine protein phosphatase 2A 55 kDa regulatory subunit B beta isoform isoform X1, with product MNGGDEVVAAPAGPPQPLEWKFSQVFGERTAGEEVQEVDIISAIEFDKSGDHLATGDRGGRVVLFERTDTKDHRGSRRDLERMDYSISRHPEFRYKTEFQSHEPEFDYLKSLEIEEKINKIKWCQTANGALFLLSTNDKTIKYWKVQEKKVKKISDMNVDPKAMGNGSIASSSSSSSSRSFLANGVSPDGPYNYLSNDFSFPPGGIPSLRLPLVVTSHETSLMARCRRVYAHAHDYHINSISNNSDGETFISADDLRINLWNLEISNQSFNIVDVKPANMEDLTEVITSAEFHPTHCNTLAYSSSKGSIRLVDLRQSALCDSHAKLFEEQEAPGSRSFFTEIIASISDIKFGKDGRYILSRDYMTLKLWDINMDSGPVATFQVHEYLRPKLCDLYENDSIFDKFECCLSGDGLRVSTGSYSNLFRVFGCVPGSTEATTLEASKNPMRRQVPTPSRPSRSLGNSITRVVRRGAESTGVDANGNSFDFTTKLLHLAWHPTENSIACAAANSLYMYYA from the exons ATGAACGGTGGTGATGAGGTCGTGGCAGCTCCGGCGGGTCCACCGCAGCCGCTGGAGTGGAAATTCTCTCAGGTTTTCGGGGAACGTACGGCGGGGGAGGAAGTTCAGGAAG TGGACATTATTTCTGCTATTGAGTTTGACAAGTCTGGTGATCATCTTGCTACTGGTGACCGTGGTGGCCGAGTAGTTCTCTTTGAGAGAACAGATACAAAAGAT CATCGAGGATCAAGAAGGGATTTGGAGAGGATGGACTATTCTATTAGTAGACATCCTGAGTTCCGTTATAAAACAGAGTTTCAGAGTCATGAACCTGAG TTTGACTATCTTAAGAGCTTggaaatagaagagaaaattaacaaaatcaaatggTGTCAAACCGCCAATGGTGCCTTATTCCTTCTATCTACAAATGATAAGACCATCAAATATTGGAAG GTTCAAGAAAAGAAGGTCAAGAAAATTTCTGACATGAACGTTGATCCTAAAGCAATGGGAAATGGCTCTATTGCGAGTTCAAGTAGTTCCAGTAGCTCTAGATCATTTCTTGCAAATGGAGTATCTCCAGATGGACCATACAATTATTTAAGCAACGATTTCTCATTTCCACCAGGAGGAATACCTTCACTAAGATTACCATTGGTA GTAACCAGCCATGAGACGAGTTTGATGGCCCGTTGCCGAAGAGTATATGCCCACGCACATGATTATCATATTAATTCTATTTCAAATAACAG CGATGGCGAAACTTTCATATCAGCTGATGATTTACGAATAAATCTTTGGAATTTGGAAATTAGCAATCAAAGTTTTAATATCGTTGATGTAAAGCCTGCAAATATGGAGGATCTGACTG AGGTTATAACATCAGCAGAATTTCACCCTACACATTGTAATACATTGGCATATAGCAGTTCAAAGGGTTCAATTCGTCTTGTTGACTTGCGGCAGTCAGCATTATGTGATTCTCATGCCAAACT ATTTGAGGAACAGGAGGCCCCTGGATCCCGATCATTTTTCACAGAGATTATTGCTTCTATCTCGGACATAAAATTTGGAAAGGATGGAAGATATATACTTAGTCGTGATTACATGACCCTAAAG TTATGGGACATCAATATGGATTCTGGCCCAGTTGCTACATTCCAGGTTCATGAGTATTTAAGGCCAAAG CTCTGTgatttatatgaaaatgattCAATTTTTGATAAGTTTGAGTGTTGTCTAAGTGGTGATGGATTGCGAGTTTCAACTGGCTCTTACAG CAATCTATTCCGTGTGTTTGGTTGTGTTCCTGGAAGTACCGAGGCTACAACTTTGGAAGCCAGTAAAAATCCAATGAG ACGTCAAGTTCCAACCCCATCAAGGCCTTCTAGATCACTGGGAAACAGTATAACAAGAGTTGTAAGACGTG GAGCAGAAAGCACTGGAGTTGATGCAAATGGGAATTCTTTTGATTTCACAACAAAGTTGCTGCACTTAGCATGGCACCCAACTGAGAATTCAATTGCTTGTGCTGCTGCAAATAGCTTATACATGTACTATGCCTGA
- the LOC106774220 gene encoding inorganic pyrophosphatase 2-like: protein MSGIVIVFDFDKTIVDVDSDNWVIDELGFTDLFNQLLPTMPWNTLMDTMMMELHSNGKTIKDIEEVLRKIPLHPRVIPAIKAAHALGCDLRIVSDANTFFIETILKHLGIREYFSEINTNPGYVNEEGRLRILPYHDFNKASHGCNLCPPNMCKGLVIERIEDSISEEDKRLIYLGDGSGDYCPSLRLKDKDFMMPRKNFPVWDLICRDPSLVKAEIHGWSDGEELEQVLLHLINKISMEQNSTFISSDCKLQTLSVSALEALPKVLPVRP from the exons ATGTCTGGAATCGTGATTGTTTTCGACTTCGACAAGACCATTGTCGATGTCGACAGCGACAACTGGGTCATCGACGAATTGGGTTTCACCGATTTGTTCAACCAGCTTCTTCCGACCATGCCTTGGAACACTCTCATG GACACAATGATGATGGAGCTTCATTCAAATGGTAAAACCATTAAGGACATTGAAGAGGTTCTGCGTAAGATTCCCTTGCACCCAAGAGTAATACCTGCTATTAAGGCAGCTCATGCTTTAGG GTGTGATTTGAGGATTGTGAGTGATGCAAACACGTTTTTCATTGAGACTATTTTGAAGCATTTGGGAATTAGAGAATATTTCTCAGAAATCAATACTAACCCCGGTTATGTGAATGAAGAAGGAAGGTTAAGGATTCTGCCTTACCATGACTTCAACAAAGCTTCCCATGGCTGCAATTTGTGCCCTCCAAACATGTGCAAG GGTTTAGTGATAGAGAGAATTGAAGATTCAATATCAGAAGAGGATAAGAGATTGATCTATCTTGGAGATGGAAGTGGAGACTATTGTCCAAGTTTGAGGTTGAAAGACAAGGACTTTATGATGCCAAGGAAGAACTTTCCGGTGTGGGATTTGATATGCAGAGATCCTTCACTTGTTAAGGCTGAGATTCATGGGTGGAGTGATGGTGAAGAACTTGAACAAGTTTTGCTGCACTTGATCAACAAAATATCAATGGAGCAAAATTCTACCTTCATTTCATCTGATTGCAAGCTTCAGACTCTGTCAGTCTCTGCTTTGGAGGCTTTGCCCAAAGTTCTACCAGTTCGGCCATAA
- the LOC106774221 gene encoding inorganic pyrophosphatase 2 has protein sequence MSGIVVVFDFDKTIVDVDSDNWVIDELGFTDLFNQLLPTMPWNTLMDKMMMELHTHGKTIKDIEEVLHKIPLNPRVVPAVKAAHSLGCDLRIVSDANMFFIESILKHLGIREYFSEINTNPSYVNEEGRLRILPYHDFNKASHGCSLCPPNMCKGLVIERIEDSISEEDKRLIYLGDGSGDYCPSLRLKEKDFMMPRKNFPVWDLICRDPSLVKAEIHGWSDGEELEQVLLYLINKVSMEQNSSFISSDCKLQTLSVSAHEALPKVLPVRP, from the exons atgtcTGGAATTGTGGTTGTTTTCGACTTTGACAAGACCATTGTCGATGTTGACAGCGACAACTGGGTCATCGACGAATTGGGTTTCACAGATTTGTTCAACCAACTCCTTCCCACGATGCCTTGGAACACTCTCATG GACAAGATGATGATGGAGCTTCACACACACGGTAAAACCATTAAGGATATTGAAGAGGTTCTGCATAAGATTCCATTGAACCCCAGAGTAGTACCAGCTGTTAAAGCAGCTCATTCTTTAGG GTGTGATTTGAGGATTGTGAGTGATGCAAACATGTTTTTCATTGAGTCAATTTTGAAGCACTTAGGAATAAGGGAATATTTCTCAGAGATCAATACTAACCCCAGTTATGTGAATGAAGAAGGAAGGTTAAGGATTCTACCTTACCATGATTTCAACAAAGCTTCTCATGGCTGTAGTTTGTGTCCTCCAAACATGTGTAAG GGTTTAGTGATAGAGAGAATTGAAGATTCAATATCAGAAGAGGATAAGAGATTGATCTATCTTGGAGATGGAAGTGGAGACTATTGTCCAAGTTTGAGGTTGAAAGAGAAGGACTTTATGATGCCAAGGAAGAATTTTCCGGTGTGGGATTTGATATGCAGAGATCCGTCACTTGTTAAGGCTGAGATTCATGGGTGGAGTGATGGAGAAGAACTTGAACAAGTTTTGCTGTATTTGATCAACAAAGTATCAATGGAGCAAAATTCTTCCTTCATTTCATCTGATTGTAAGCTTCAGACTCTGTCAGTCTCTGCTCATGAGGCTTTGCCCAAAGTTCTACCAGTTCGACCAtag
- the LOC111242563 gene encoding pectinesterase-like — translation MLGTVDFIFSDMAQVVLQNCDIQVIIPLTSQQNVITAQGRTNNEDGGIVIQNCRIGTTHEFEGVKKKFQTYLERPCKNYSRTIIMESYMRDIIDSAGWLEWEGTTSGLNTLFYREYNFGLGAQTSNRVTWKGFKVITHSAEVEPFTVRNFINDSQWLNSTGFPYKLDL, via the coding sequence GGCACAGGTTGTATTACAAAACTGTGATATTCAAGTGATAATTCCTCTCACAAGCCAGCAGAACGTCATAACCGCACAAGGAAGAACGAATAACGAAGATGGTGGAATTGTAATCCAAAATTGTAGGATTGGTACCACTCACGAGTTTGAAGGCGTCAAAAAGAAATTCCAAACATATTTAGAGAGACCATGTAAGAATTATTCGAGAACTATCATCATGGAAAGTTATATGCGTGATATAATTGACTCAGCTGGTTGGTTAGAGTGGGAAGGCACTACTTCTGGTCTTAACACTCTATTCTATAGAGAGTATAACTTTGGACTTGGTGCTCAAACCTCCAATAGAGTCACATGGAAGGGATTCAAGGTGATCACTCATTCTGCTGAGGTCGAGCCTTTTACTGTCAGAAACTTCATTAATGACTCCCAATGGTTGAATTCTACTGGATTTCCTTATAAACTAGACTTGTAA
- the LOC106773663 gene encoding inorganic pyrophosphatase 2: protein MAEIMLIFDFDSTIIECDSDNWVLDDTALTQKFYQLLPSMPWNPLMDRMMKELHSQGKTIEDIVEILKRTPMHPCIVPAIEAAYSLGCDLKIVSDANSFFIETILQHHGVWNCFSEIICNPSYVKEGSLNICPYHDYLKSSHGCNLCPPNMCKGLVIERIQKSLAEAGKKKVIYVGDGNGDFCPSLKLKESDFLMPRTGFPLCDLVSKNCNQIKAEVHGWRDGKELQHVLLNLINKAIEEGNNTINNNTLQTISVDCKLLPTPIPIDTHQPLPKALSVPQ, encoded by the exons ATGGCTGAGATTATGCTCATTTTTGACTTTGACTCAACAATCATTGAGTGTGACAGTGATAATTGGGTGCTTGATGACACTGCTTTAACTCAAAAGTTCTACCAGCTTCTTCCTAGCATGCCTTGGAACCCTCTCATg GATAGAATGATGAAAGAACTTCATTCACAAGGAAAAACCATTGAAGACATTGTTGAAATTCTGAAGAGGACACCAATGCATCCTTGCATTGTTCCTGCTATTGAGGCAGCTTATTCCCTTGG GTGTGATTTGAAGATTGTGAGTGATGCAAATAGTTTCTTCATTGAGACAATTCTGCAGCATCATGGAGTGTGGAACTGTTTCTCAGAGATTATTTGCAACCCCAGCTATGTCAAAGAAGGGAGTCTCAACATTTGTCCATACCATGATTATCTAAAATCTTCCCATGGATGCAATCTTTGTCCACCAAACATGTGCAAG GGATTGGTGATAGAAAGGATCCAAAAGTCCCTGGCAGAAGCAGGAAAGAAGAAAGTGATCTATGTTGGAGATGGAAATGGAGATTTTTGCCCAAGTTTGAAGCTAAAAGAAAGTGACTTTTTGATGCCAAGAACAGGCTTTCCACTGTGTGATTTAGTTTCAAAAAATTGCAATCAGATAAAGGCAGAAGTGCATGGTTGGAGAGATGGGAAAGAGCTTCAACATGTTCTACTCAATCTCATCAACAAAGCTATTGAAGAAGGAAACAACACCATTAACAATAATACTCTTCAAACAATCTCAGTTGATTGCAAGTTGCTGCCAACTCCAATTCCAATTGACACTCATCAACCTTTGCCAAAAGCTCTCTCAGTTCCTCAATAA
- the LOC106774139 gene encoding serine/threonine protein phosphatase 2A 55 kDa regulatory subunit B beta isoform isoform X2, with protein MNGGDEVVAAPAGPPQPLEWKFSQVFGERTAGEEVQEVDIISAIEFDKSGDHLATGDRGGRVVLFERTDTKDHRGSRRDLERMDYSISRHPEFRYKTEFQSHEPEFDYLKSLEIEEKINKIKWCQTANGALFLLSTNDKTIKYWKVQEKKVKKISDMNVDPKAMGNGSIASSSSSSSSRSFLANGVSPDGPYNYLSNDFSFPPGGIPSLRLPLVTSHETSLMARCRRVYAHAHDYHINSISNNSDGETFISADDLRINLWNLEISNQSFNIVDVKPANMEDLTEVITSAEFHPTHCNTLAYSSSKGSIRLVDLRQSALCDSHAKLFEEQEAPGSRSFFTEIIASISDIKFGKDGRYILSRDYMTLKLWDINMDSGPVATFQVHEYLRPKLCDLYENDSIFDKFECCLSGDGLRVSTGSYSNLFRVFGCVPGSTEATTLEASKNPMRRQVPTPSRPSRSLGNSITRVVRRGAESTGVDANGNSFDFTTKLLHLAWHPTENSIACAAANSLYMYYA; from the exons ATGAACGGTGGTGATGAGGTCGTGGCAGCTCCGGCGGGTCCACCGCAGCCGCTGGAGTGGAAATTCTCTCAGGTTTTCGGGGAACGTACGGCGGGGGAGGAAGTTCAGGAAG TGGACATTATTTCTGCTATTGAGTTTGACAAGTCTGGTGATCATCTTGCTACTGGTGACCGTGGTGGCCGAGTAGTTCTCTTTGAGAGAACAGATACAAAAGAT CATCGAGGATCAAGAAGGGATTTGGAGAGGATGGACTATTCTATTAGTAGACATCCTGAGTTCCGTTATAAAACAGAGTTTCAGAGTCATGAACCTGAG TTTGACTATCTTAAGAGCTTggaaatagaagagaaaattaacaaaatcaaatggTGTCAAACCGCCAATGGTGCCTTATTCCTTCTATCTACAAATGATAAGACCATCAAATATTGGAAG GTTCAAGAAAAGAAGGTCAAGAAAATTTCTGACATGAACGTTGATCCTAAAGCAATGGGAAATGGCTCTATTGCGAGTTCAAGTAGTTCCAGTAGCTCTAGATCATTTCTTGCAAATGGAGTATCTCCAGATGGACCATACAATTATTTAAGCAACGATTTCTCATTTCCACCAGGAGGAATACCTTCACTAAGATTACCATTG GTAACCAGCCATGAGACGAGTTTGATGGCCCGTTGCCGAAGAGTATATGCCCACGCACATGATTATCATATTAATTCTATTTCAAATAACAG CGATGGCGAAACTTTCATATCAGCTGATGATTTACGAATAAATCTTTGGAATTTGGAAATTAGCAATCAAAGTTTTAATATCGTTGATGTAAAGCCTGCAAATATGGAGGATCTGACTG AGGTTATAACATCAGCAGAATTTCACCCTACACATTGTAATACATTGGCATATAGCAGTTCAAAGGGTTCAATTCGTCTTGTTGACTTGCGGCAGTCAGCATTATGTGATTCTCATGCCAAACT ATTTGAGGAACAGGAGGCCCCTGGATCCCGATCATTTTTCACAGAGATTATTGCTTCTATCTCGGACATAAAATTTGGAAAGGATGGAAGATATATACTTAGTCGTGATTACATGACCCTAAAG TTATGGGACATCAATATGGATTCTGGCCCAGTTGCTACATTCCAGGTTCATGAGTATTTAAGGCCAAAG CTCTGTgatttatatgaaaatgattCAATTTTTGATAAGTTTGAGTGTTGTCTAAGTGGTGATGGATTGCGAGTTTCAACTGGCTCTTACAG CAATCTATTCCGTGTGTTTGGTTGTGTTCCTGGAAGTACCGAGGCTACAACTTTGGAAGCCAGTAAAAATCCAATGAG ACGTCAAGTTCCAACCCCATCAAGGCCTTCTAGATCACTGGGAAACAGTATAACAAGAGTTGTAAGACGTG GAGCAGAAAGCACTGGAGTTGATGCAAATGGGAATTCTTTTGATTTCACAACAAAGTTGCTGCACTTAGCATGGCACCCAACTGAGAATTCAATTGCTTGTGCTGCTGCAAATAGCTTATACATGTACTATGCCTGA